A window of Amycolatopsis australiensis contains these coding sequences:
- a CDS encoding ATP-binding cassette domain-containing protein, producing the protein MRLAERFLPLLVAAAAIGVGYALSVGLAGYFVYLGVSAVVAAIALLGLGVVTGTAGMISLCQLTFAAVGAFVVSACNVAGVPGGFVVWLVLGGLAAAVAGVLVGLPALRLRGITLAVVTLGLAAAADLTLVQIQFPGATQGLSVERPDAFSDDRAYFFFAVLVLAGCGLGVHFLRRGRWGSSWHLVAFSERGTAAVGAGVRTSKLTAFAVSAALGGISGGLLIGQVGLAFPASFTAIQSLALYVLAIMSGAHLIDMAVFGALLWVAVPELLKRWGVPQDWGFVIFGVLGVQALAGRGNLGTAWRNLWYRRRSRATAGVGLTGDVADVPPLPPGGPVLEVRDLSVRFGHVTALSHVDISVPEHGVLGVIGPNGAGKSTLVDVISGFLPRATGTVTLDGRPLTGSPARRARAGLRRTFQQDLVPPGLTVGAYVRFVARRRLSGDEVAETLEFFGCPPARTPLSRVDAGARRLVEVAGHLLARPRVLLLDEPAAGLPHEEHVAFGRRLRQVPARFGVSVLLIEHDLDLVRSVCDRLTVLDFGEVLASGPQADVLADPAVLKAYMGETELL; encoded by the coding sequence ATGCGGCTCGCTGAACGGTTCCTGCCGCTGCTGGTCGCGGCGGCCGCGATCGGGGTCGGCTACGCGCTGAGCGTGGGACTGGCCGGGTACTTCGTCTACCTCGGGGTGAGTGCCGTCGTCGCGGCGATCGCCCTGCTCGGGCTCGGCGTCGTGACCGGGACGGCCGGGATGATCTCGCTGTGCCAGCTGACTTTCGCCGCGGTCGGCGCGTTCGTGGTCTCGGCGTGCAACGTCGCCGGCGTGCCCGGCGGGTTCGTCGTGTGGCTGGTCCTCGGCGGCCTGGCGGCCGCCGTCGCGGGCGTGCTCGTCGGGCTGCCCGCGTTGCGGCTGCGGGGCATCACGCTGGCCGTGGTCACCCTCGGCCTGGCCGCGGCCGCCGACCTGACCCTGGTGCAGATCCAGTTCCCGGGCGCCACCCAAGGGCTCTCGGTCGAGCGGCCGGACGCGTTCTCCGACGACCGGGCGTACTTCTTCTTCGCCGTCCTCGTGCTGGCCGGCTGCGGGCTGGGCGTGCACTTCCTGCGCCGCGGCCGCTGGGGCAGCAGCTGGCACCTCGTCGCCTTCTCCGAGCGGGGCACGGCCGCGGTCGGCGCGGGCGTGCGGACGTCGAAGCTGACGGCGTTCGCGGTCAGCGCCGCCCTCGGCGGGATCAGCGGCGGCCTGCTCATCGGCCAGGTCGGCCTGGCCTTCCCGGCGAGCTTCACCGCGATCCAGTCGCTGGCGCTGTACGTGCTGGCGATCATGTCCGGCGCGCACCTGATCGACATGGCGGTGTTCGGCGCGCTGCTCTGGGTCGCGGTGCCGGAGCTGCTGAAGCGCTGGGGCGTCCCGCAGGACTGGGGGTTCGTGATCTTCGGCGTGCTCGGCGTCCAGGCGCTGGCGGGGCGCGGCAACCTCGGCACGGCGTGGCGGAACCTGTGGTACCGCCGCCGGTCACGGGCGACGGCCGGGGTCGGCCTCACCGGCGACGTCGCCGACGTGCCGCCGCTGCCGCCGGGCGGCCCGGTGCTGGAGGTCCGCGACCTCAGTGTCCGCTTCGGGCACGTCACCGCACTGTCCCATGTGGACATCTCGGTGCCGGAACACGGCGTGCTCGGCGTCATCGGCCCGAACGGCGCCGGGAAGTCGACCCTGGTCGACGTGATCAGCGGGTTCCTGCCGCGGGCGACCGGGACCGTGACGCTGGACGGCCGCCCGCTGACCGGCTCGCCCGCCCGCCGCGCCCGCGCCGGGCTGCGGCGCACGTTCCAGCAGGACCTCGTCCCGCCGGGCCTGACGGTCGGGGCGTACGTGCGGTTCGTCGCGCGGCGGCGGCTGTCCGGCGACGAGGTCGCCGAGACGCTGGAGTTCTTCGGCTGCCCGCCCGCGCGCACGCCGTTGTCGCGCGTGGACGCGGGCGCCCGACGGCTGGTCGAGGTCGCCGGCCACCTGCTGGCCCGGCCGCGGGTGCTGCTGCTCGACGAGCCGGCGGCCGGGCTGCCGCACGAGGAGCACGTGGCGTTCGGGCGGCGGCTGCGGCAGGTGCCGGCGCGGTTCGGCGTGTCCGTGCTGCTCATCGAGCACGACCTCGACCTCGTGCGGTCGGTGTGCGACCGGCTGACCGTGCTCGACTTCGGCGAGGTGCTGGCCAGCGGGCCGCAGGCGGACGTGCTGGCCGACCCGGCGGTCCTGAAGGCGTACATGGGCGAAACGGAGCTGCTGTGA
- a CDS encoding ABC transporter ATP-binding protein has product MKALRVEGLTVKRGAGPVIRDVGFTLEPGRITALVGPNGAGKTSLLEAVSGVVAPSAGRVRVGDVDVTRHSRVARARLGLAHIEQGRAVFPGLTVLENLRLTARTPARVDEVLELFPELEKRRDSPAALLSGGEQQMVVLARAFAARPAFLLIDEMSLGLAPVVFTRLLPVVTRSAAAGTAILLVEQFTHLALGVAQEALVVSSGRVTYAGDAQTLLDSPATLHAAYLGS; this is encoded by the coding sequence GTGAAGGCGTTGCGAGTCGAGGGCTTGACGGTCAAGCGCGGCGCGGGCCCGGTGATCCGCGACGTCGGGTTCACCCTCGAGCCCGGCCGGATCACCGCGCTGGTCGGGCCGAACGGCGCCGGCAAGACGAGCCTGCTGGAAGCGGTGTCCGGGGTCGTGGCACCGTCGGCGGGCCGGGTGCGGGTCGGCGACGTGGACGTCACGCGGCACTCGCGCGTGGCGCGGGCGCGGCTCGGGCTGGCGCACATCGAGCAGGGCCGGGCGGTGTTCCCCGGGCTCACGGTGCTGGAGAACCTCCGCCTGACCGCCCGCACCCCCGCTCGCGTCGACGAGGTGCTCGAACTGTTCCCGGAGCTGGAAAAGCGGCGCGACTCGCCCGCGGCGCTGCTCTCCGGCGGCGAGCAGCAGATGGTCGTGCTGGCGCGGGCGTTCGCGGCGCGCCCGGCGTTCCTGCTCATCGACGAGATGTCGCTGGGGCTGGCGCCGGTGGTGTTCACCCGGCTGCTGCCGGTCGTGACGCGGTCCGCCGCTGCGGGGACGGCGATCCTGCTGGTGGAGCAGTTCACGCACCTGGCGCTGGGGGTGGCGCAGGAGGCCCTGGTCGTCTCGTCGGGCCGCGTCACCTACGCCGGCGACGCGCAGACCCTGCTGGACTCCCCCGCGACGCTGCACGCGGCCTACCTGGGGTCATGA